The proteins below come from a single Aegilops tauschii subsp. strangulata cultivar AL8/78 chromosome 6, Aet v6.0, whole genome shotgun sequence genomic window:
- the LOC109778902 gene encoding uncharacterized protein, whose protein sequence is MGAGPNPDADDGTPGLQELFRHYDDLYFRGALADAGFSVERAAPRTKTITSFGYCSLGDLSKITLYKPMPRYRTNADLKNALLHLMIHGIVFVKRGLTSLGHGPAFRDWMDAINTSPIDDYARPKGGYCITTTHDFSQEKSCNMQGFLWKCESCGDTLMRAKNLGPPSDFCCIENVSQPATCDNMLCHWHNHKKDCHGKYVVTKPAVTPGQKMAPKGTTKMSKSQQGAVQQSYPYSDEVQENSSLKKARKRNIPEDFQKAIVLSAAPRRKPKQELLAWAKREHLLSSNAKSPGSSPSKKADDSQKAIVLSAAPRSRRPKRKQASVASEEHGFVSPGRSCNNANSPRSNTSRKEVQRSSVQPCVSQKKPKLGQGLVALEKHVSRPAATQSTLKQPAKSSSSMKARKQHQPEEFQKTAVQPAVPQTRSKRKQSNRAAPERQAARSEAWGSAEEKEYVCFSLWLNFYESECSSGSAEPLVNKRTVRRRRERERLVQRARSRSIEARPDEEVSSGQTEPPALQLEVIAIDDEVMAEAPSMDDVLAPPADQVVAEAPGAGGLSQPPAPSMDIVVPPADHGGRSDRSTSMNIAAAAAPAGQVMTQATVDQSQPRAPCSIAADQVVPVPPRSADPPGLTPPNPRSWPAVIDISDDDGD, encoded by the exons TTCTTTCGGATACTGTTCCCTTGGAGACCTGAGCAAAATAACACTCTACAAGCCAATGCCACGATATCGCACAAATGCCGATCTGAAGAACGCCCTGTTGCATCTCATGATTCACGGAATCGTATTTGTAAAGCGTGGTCTGACGAGCCTCGG CCATGGTCCTGCTTTCCGTGATTGGATGGATGCTATCAACACTAGCCCCATCGACGATTACGCG AGACCAAAAGGTGGCTACTGTATCACCACCACCCATGATTTCAGTCAGGAAAAATCCTGCAACATGCAGGGTTTTCTGTGGAAG TGTGAATCGTGTGGCGATACACTTATGAGGGCCAAGAACCTGGGACCTCCATCTGATTTCTGCTGTATCGAGAATGTTAGCCAACCTGCAACCTGCGACAACATGCTTTGCCACTGGCACAA CCACAAGAAGGATTGTCATGGTAAATACGTGGTGACCAAACCAGCAGTGACACCAGGACAAAAGATGGCTCCAAAAG GTACAACCAAAATGTCCAAGTCACAACAAGGAGCTGTGCAACAATCATATCCATATTCAGATGAAGTGCAGGAGAATAGCTCTTTGAAGAAGGCACGCAAGAGAAATATACCTGAAGACTTTCAGAAAGCAATTGTTTTGTCCGCTGCCCCTCGGAGAAAGCCGAAGCAAGAGCTTCTCGCATGGGCGAAGCGCGAGCATTTGCTCAGCAGCAATGCAAAATCACCGGGCAGCAGCCCCTCAAAGAAGGCAGATGACTCTCAGAAGGCAATTGTTCTCTCTGCTGCCCCTCGGAGCAGACGGCCGAAACGGAAGCAAGCATCTGTTGCATCAGAGGAGCACGGGTTTGTCTCTCCAGGGAGGAGTTGCAACAATGCAAACTCACCGCGAAGCAACACCTCCAGGAAGGAAGTTCAGAGATCCAGTGTGCAGCCTTGTGTATCTCAGAAGAAACCGAAGCTAGGGCAAGGCCTGGTCGCATTGGAGAAACACGTTTCCCGGCCTGCTGCCACTCAAAGCACGCTCAAGCAGCCGGCCAAATCCAGCTCCTCGATGAAGGCAAGGAAGCAGCATCAGCCTGAAGAGTTTCAGAAAACAGCCGTTCAGCCTGCCGTCCCTCAGACTCGGAGCAAACGGAAGCAGTCGAACCGTGCTGCGCCGGAGAGGCAGGCGGCGAGAAGCGAAGCCTGGGGCTCTGCCGAGGAGAAAGAGTACGTTTGCTTCAGCCTGTGGCTGAACTTCTATGAATCGGAGTGCTCCAGTGGATCGGCCGAGCCGCTCGTGAACAAGAGAACGGTGCGGAGGAGAAGGGAGAGGGAACGCTTGGTTCAGAGAGCACGTTCACGCTCCATCGAGGCCCGGCCGGATGAGGAGGTCTCGTCTGGACAAACCGAGCCACCGGCTTTGCAGTTGGAGGTCATTGCTATCGATGACGAGGTGATGGCTGAAGCTCCGTCCATGGACGATGTTCTTGCCCCTCCCGCTGATCAGGTGGTGGCTGAAGCCCCTGGAGCTGGAGGTCTGTCCCAGCCACCAGCTCCATCCATGGACATCGTCGTCCCTCCTGCGGACCATGGAGGCCGATCTGATCGGTCTACAAGCATGAacattgctgctgctgctgctcctgctGGCCAGGTGATGACTCAGGCCACTGTAGATCAGTCACAGCCACGAGCTCCGTGCTCCATCGCCGCTGATCAGGTGGTTCCAGTTCCACCTCGTTCGGCTGACCCGCCTGGTTTAACTCCTCCAAATCCAAGAAGTTGGCCTGCCGTGATAGACATCTCTGACGATGATGGTGACTGA
- the LOC109778912 gene encoding protein CTR9 homolog, with protein sequence MASVYIPVQGTEEEVRVALDHLPADASDILDILKAEQAPLHLWLIIAREYFKQGKLEQFRQILEEGSGPEIDDYYADVKYERIAILNALGAFHTFLGKAEKAPQKEVHFKDATQYYNRASRIDETEPSTWIGRGQLCVAKGELQMASDSFKIVLDEDGDNFPALLGQASVYFLMGDTEQQHKKALECYKNSLELYKRALRGYADCPAAVRLGIAFCRYKLGQLDRARQAFDRVLQLDPENFDALVALAIMDLQTNEAGEIRSGMEKMRRAFEIYPYCTLALNHLANHYFFTGQHFVVEQLSETALSSSSHGLLKSQSYYNLARSYHSKGDFETAGRYYMASVKEVNKPQDFVLPFVGLGQIQLKFGDFKRSLASFEKVLEVHPENCESLKAIGNIYANLGENDKAIETFKKVTRIDPKDHQAFVELGELLVESDWAAAMEYLKTACTLLRKAGEKIPVELLNGIGLLYFEKAEFELAEQSFKEALGDGIWVSIMDGTAGSSIANWSVQYRDQSFFHQLEENVSLELPCDKVTTLFNYARLLEELHDTVKASLLYRLIIFKYPDYIDAYLRLGSIAKEKNNIQLSIELIGDALKINSKYPNALSMLGSLELQSDETWLTAKEHFRDAKDATDGKDPYSWLQLGNWNYFAANRPEKKAPKFEATHREKAKELFLNVLKQNHGNMFAANGLGILHAEKAQWDIAKELFTQVHEAASGSIFVQVPDVWINLAHIYFAQGLFQQAVKMYQNCARKFFYNTDATTLLYLSRTHYEAEQWQDCRKSLLRAIHLAPSNYLLRFNVGVSMQKFSASTLQKTKRTVDEVRATVSELQNAIRVFSLLSVASTYHSHGFDERKIETHVEYCRHLLDAAKVHRDAAEQAEKQTKQKLEVTRQIALADEARRRAEEQRKFQLERRKQEDELKQVMQQEQHFERVKEQWKTSNNTPGKRKDRSRNEDEDGDSGKKRRKGGKRRKDQKTKMQYEDDEEDQYRNEPDEDDYANMSRDPGGDKPEKAPDHLLAAAGLEDSDAEDETGHPQSVIERKRRAWSESDDEEPVQRSVQPTSPGPNDLSE encoded by the exons ATGGCGAGCGTGTACATACCGGTGCAGGGGACGGAGGAGGAGGTGCGGGTGGCGCTGGACCACCTCCCCGCCGACGCCTCCGACATCCTCGACATCCTCAAGGCCGAGCAAGCTCCGCTCCACCTCTGGCTCATCATCGCG AGAGAATACTTCAAGCAAGGGAAGCTCGAACAGTTCCGGCAGATTTTAGAGGAAGGATCTGGCCCAG AAATCGATGATTATTATGCTGATGTGAAGTATGAGCGGATAGCCATCCTTAATGCTTTGGGTGCTTTTCATACTTTCTTGGGAAAGGCTGAGAAAGCACCACAGAAGGAAGTGCATTTCAAAGATGCGACTCAGTACTACAATAGGGCGTCGAGGATAGATGAAACTGAACCTTCTACATGGATTGGAAGAG GTCAACTCTGCGTGGCCAAGGGTGAGTTGCAAATGGCATCTGACTCATTCAAGATTGTTTTGGATGAGGATGGGGATAATTTCCCAGCCCTTCTTGGTCAG GCTTCTGTTTATTTCCTGATGGGTGACACGGAACAACAACACAAGAAAGCTTTGGAATGTTATAAGAACTCACTAGAACTCTATAAG AGAGCTCTGCGGGGATATGCAGATTGTCCTGCTGCTGTAAGGCTTGGTATAGCTTTTTGTCGATACAAACTTGGTCAGCTAGACAGGGCCCGACAAGCTTTTGATCGAGTCTTACAG TTGGACCCTGAAAACTTTGATGCGCTAGTAGCACTCGCGATCATGGATTTGCAAACAAATGAAG CTGGTGAAATTCGCAGTGGGATGGAGAAAATGAGAAGAGCCTTTGAAATTTATCCTTATTGCACTTTGGCACTCAACCACCTGGCCAACCATTATTTCTTTACTGGCCAGCATTTTGTGGTTGAGCAACTGAGTGAGACTGCTCTGTCTTCAAGCAGTCATGGACTACTGAAATCACAATCCTACTATAACTTAGCCAGATCATACCATAGTAAG GGTGATTTTGAGACTGCTGGACGGTATTATATGGCATCTGTCAAAGAAGTCAATAAACCGCAAGACTTTGTGTTGCCATTTGTTG GCCTTGGTCAAATACAATTAAAATTCGGTGACTTCAAACGTTCCTTAGCTAGCTTCGAGAAAGTGCTGGAGGTACACCCCGAAAATTGTGAAAGTTTGAAG GCTATTGGGAACATCTATGCAAACTTGGGTGAGAATGACAAAGCCATAGAAACCTTTAAGAAGGTTACACGGATTGATCCAAAAGATCACCAG GCATTTGTTGAACTCGGTGAATTGTTGGTAGAATCTGATTGGGCTGCTGCCATGGAATACTTAAAGACA GCATGTACTCTCCTAAGGAAGGCAGGAGAGAAAATACCGGTTGAATTGCTCAATGGAATTGGACTTCTTTATTTTGAGAAGGCAGAGTTTGAG TTGGCTGAGCAAAGTTTTAAGGAAGCTCTAGGAGACGGTATCTGGGTTTCAATTATGGATGGGACTGCTGGTAGTTCCATAGCAAACTGGAGTGTGCAGTACAGGGATCAGAGTTTTTTTCACCAACTTGAAGAAAACGTATCTCTTGAATTACCCTGCGATAAAGTCACCACATTGTTTAACTATGCAAGATTATTGGAAGAGCTTCATGATACTGTGAAAGCCAGCCTCCTTTACCGTCTCATTATTTTCAAG TACCCAGACTACATTGATGCCTATCTGAGGTTAGGGTCTAttgcaaaagaaaaaaacaatATTCAACTGAGCATTGAGCTG ATAGGTGATGCTCTAAAGATAAATAGTAAGTATCCAAATGCACTGTCTATGCTTGGAAGTCTTGAACTTCAGAGTGATGAAACCTGGCTCACTGCGAAGGAACATTTCCGTGATGCTAAAGATGCTACTGACGGAAAAGACCCATACTCATGGCTTCAGCTG GGCAACTGGAACTACTTTGCTGCCAATCGCCCTGAGAAAAAGGCCCCGAAATTCGAGGCCACTCATCGGGAGAAAGCAAAGGAACTTTTTTTGAAT GTACTAAAGCAGAACCATGGTAATATGTTTGCTGCAAATGGTCTTGGAATCTTACATGCTGAGAAAGCCCAATGGGATATTGCGAAGGAGTTATTTACACAG GTACATGAAGCTGCATCAGGAAGTATATTTGTTCAGGTACCTGATGTATGGATCAATTTGGCCCACATATATTTTGCTCAAGGCCTTTTCCAACAAGCAGTTAAAATG TACCAAAACTGTGCACGGAAGTTCTTCTACAACACAGATGCAACTACACTCTTATACCTTTCCCGAACACATTATGAAGCTGAGCAATGGCAAGACTGCCGGAAATCTTTGCTGAGAGCTATACATTTGGCTCCATCAAATTATTTATTACGGTTTAATGTTGGCGTTTCAATGCAGAAGTTTTCTGCTTCTACCCTACAGAAGACAAAACGAACAGTTGATGAG GTTCGTGCAACAGTCTCTGAGCTTCAGAACGCCATTAGAGTGTTCAGTCTGTTGTCTGTTGCATCAACGTACCATTCCCATGGTTTTGATGAGAGGAAAATAGAAACCCATGTCGAGTATTGCAGACATTTGCTTGATGCTGCTAAGGTTCATCGTGATGCCGCTGAACAAGCTGAGAAGCAAACCAAGCAAAAATTGGAAGTTACCCGTCAAATTGCTTTAGCTGATGAAGCTCGCCGGCGGGCTGAAGAACAGAGGAAATTCCAG TTAGAAAGAAGGAAGCAAGAGGATGAATTAAAGCAAGTAATGCAACAGGAGCAGCACTTTGAGCGTGTCAAG GAACAATGGAAAACATCCAACAACACCCCTGGTAAGAGAAAAGATAGGTCCaggaatgaagatgaagatgggGACAgtgggaagaagaggaggaagggtGGCAAGAGAAGGAAGGATCAGAAGACAAAGATGCAAtacgaagatgatgaagaagatcaATACAGAAATGAACCAGACGAAGATGATTATGCAAACATGTCAAGGGATCCTGGCGGTGACAAACCAGAGAAAGCCCCAGATCACCTTCTTGCGGCTGCTGGTCTTGAGGATTCTGACGCCGAAGATGAAACG GGTCATCCTCAATCCGTGATAGAGCGGAAGAGACGAGCATGGTCAGAATCTGACGACGAGGAACCAGTGCAGCGATCAGTGCAACCTACTAGCCCAGGCCCGAATGATCTGAGTGAATGA